The sequence CTGCTCCTGCATGCGGCGCATGATGCCCTTGGCGACGATGTCCCGCGGGGCCAGCTCGGCGAGCTCGTGCTGCCCGGTCATGAAGCGGACGCCGTCCGCGTCGACGAGGTACGCGCCCTCGCCGCGGACCGCCTCCGACACCAGCGGCTGCTGCCCCTCGGCGTCCGGGCCGAGGAACAGCACCGTCGGGTGGAACTGCACGAATTCCAGGTCGGAGACCTCGGCCCCGGCCCGCAGGGCGAGGGCGACGCCGTCGCCGGTGGACACCGACGGGTTGGTGGTGGCGGAGAAGACCTGGCCCATGCCGCCGGTCGCGAGGATCACGTCGGGGGCGTGGACGGCGCCCACCCCGTCGTGCTGGCCCTCGCCCATGACGTGCAGGGTGACGCCCGCCGTACGGCCTTCGGCGTCCTGGAGGAGGTCCAGGACCAGCGCGTTCTCGACGGTTTCGATGCCCGCCGCCTGCACGGCCTCGACGAGCGCCCGGGAGATCTCGGCGCCCGTGGCGTCGCCGCCCGCATGGGCGATCCGGCGCCGGTGGTGGCCGCCCTCGCGGGTGAGCTCTATCTCGCCGGTCGCGGCGGAGGTGTCGAAGACCGCACCGGCCGCCATGAGCCGGCGCACCGCGTCGGGGCCCTCGGTGACCAGCAGCCGTACGGCGGCCTCGTCGCACAGGCCCGCGCCCGCGACCAGCGTGTCGTCCAGGTGCTGCTCGGGGGTGTCGCCCTCGCCGAGGGCGGCGGCGATGCCGCCCTGGGCCCAGCGGGTGGAGCCGTCGTCGAGGCGGGCCTTGGTGACCACGACGGTACGGCGGCCCGCGGCGGCGCAGCGCAGCGCGGCCGTCAGACCCGCGACGCCGGAGCCGACGACCACGACGTCGGCTTCGACGGACCAGCCTGGGGCCGGGGCGTGCAACCGTATGCCGGTGCCGCCCGACCCGATGCCTCTGCCTGGGGTGCTCACGCGTGTGCTCCGAATTCCAATGGGATGTTGTCGATCAGCCGGGTCGTGCCCACCTTCGCGGCGACGGCCAGCACGGCCTGCCCGGTGAAGTCGGGGCCGGCCTCGGAGAAGTCCTGCGGGTCGACCAGCGCCAGGTAGTCCAGGACCAGCGGCGGCTCCTGCCGGCCCG comes from Streptomyces sp. NBC_01408 and encodes:
- a CDS encoding L-aspartate oxidase, with translation MSTPGRGIGSGGTGIRLHAPAPGWSVEADVVVVGSGVAGLTAALRCAAAGRRTVVVTKARLDDGSTRWAQGGIAAALGEGDTPEQHLDDTLVAGAGLCDEAAVRLLVTEGPDAVRRLMAAGAVFDTSAATGEIELTREGGHHRRRIAHAGGDATGAEISRALVEAVQAAGIETVENALVLDLLQDAEGRTAGVTLHVMGEGQHDGVGAVHAPDVILATGGMGQVFSATTNPSVSTGDGVALALRAGAEVSDLEFVQFHPTVLFLGPDAEGQQPLVSEAVRGEGAYLVDADGVRFMTGQHELAELAPRDIVAKGIMRRMQEQGAQHMYLDARHFGAEMWEQRFPTILAACRAHGIDPVTEPIPVAPAAHYASGGVRTDLHGRTTVPGLYACGEVACTGVHGANRLASNSLLEGLVFAERIADDIVAQARSGTGPGIPVPATGPLQPAGARYEVQRIMTDGAGVLRSAASLRRAAEALEGLYTTALNGLEAHGKTAEPGVDTWEATNLLCVARVLVAAAERRVETRGCHWREDHPDRDDAAWRRHLVVRLSATEKRALVVTPTDSADFPSVRVPLNSPNPPSLEK